In one window of Frigoriglobus tundricola DNA:
- a CDS encoding efflux RND transporter periplasmic adaptor subunit has product MKLKISIFKYVLPLLAAGLVVFAVSHALVAQRAEPQTPPVPPPRSPFGDTVAGAGMVEPSTEASGTGNIAVGAQLPGIITKVAVRIGQDVQGPVRVFGTTVREGDLLFEVDPRLTEADLKVREATVAVNEAQVGVAEATLRTTRDQFERARLSRESGVVSEQDYVTAEQAYLSAQAALAQSRANVLQARAQADQDRTQLKLLRVRAPVTGTILQVNVRPGEYVASAPGQSLVLMGNLRPMHVRVSVDEEDLPRLILHAPARAKIRGDVNQAEVPLTFVRLEPYVVPKTSLTGVNTERVDTRVVQVLFAVDPEHPLVRDKKVLVGQLLDVFIEARPGDKPNRN; this is encoded by the coding sequence GTGAAGCTCAAGATCTCGATATTCAAATACGTGCTCCCGCTGCTCGCGGCGGGGCTCGTGGTTTTTGCCGTTTCGCACGCGCTCGTCGCCCAGCGCGCGGAGCCCCAGACGCCGCCCGTGCCGCCGCCCCGGAGCCCGTTCGGCGACACGGTGGCCGGGGCCGGCATGGTCGAGCCGTCCACCGAAGCCAGCGGCACCGGCAACATCGCCGTCGGCGCGCAACTGCCGGGCATCATCACCAAGGTCGCCGTCCGCATCGGCCAGGACGTCCAGGGGCCGGTGAGAGTCTTCGGCACGACCGTTCGGGAGGGCGACCTGCTCTTTGAAGTGGACCCGCGGCTGACGGAGGCGGACCTGAAGGTCCGGGAGGCCACCGTGGCCGTCAACGAGGCCCAGGTGGGCGTCGCCGAGGCGACCCTGAGAACGACGCGGGACCAGTTCGAGCGGGCGCGGCTGTCCCGCGAGAGCGGGGTCGTCTCCGAACAGGACTACGTGACCGCCGAGCAGGCCTACCTGTCGGCCCAGGCGGCGCTGGCCCAGTCGCGGGCGAACGTCCTCCAGGCCCGCGCCCAGGCCGATCAGGACCGGACCCAGCTCAAGCTCTTGCGGGTCCGGGCGCCGGTGACCGGCACGATCCTTCAGGTGAACGTCCGGCCCGGCGAGTACGTCGCGTCGGCCCCCGGGCAGTCGCTCGTCTTGATGGGCAACCTGCGGCCGATGCACGTCCGGGTGAGTGTGGACGAGGAGGACCTGCCGCGGCTGATACTGCACGCGCCGGCGCGGGCCAAGATCCGGGGCGACGTCAACCAGGCGGAGGTGCCGTTGACCTTCGTGCGGCTGGAGCCCTACGTGGTTCCCAAAACGTCGCTGACCGGTGTGAACACCGAGCGGGTGGACACCCGCGTGGTTCAGGTGCTGTTCGCGGTCGATCCCGAGCACCCGTTGGTCAGGGACAAGAAGGTTCTGGTGGGCCAGTTACTGGACGTGTTCATCGAGGCCCGCCCGGGCGACAAGCCCAACCGGAACTGA
- a CDS encoding glucuronyl esterase domain-containing protein: protein MRLSLAAIGVLAVTVAAPSAFPAGAPPAGSPVPLPAFPPPDTLPSTAEFPDPLVMRDGTKIATKKDWEEKRRPELKELFQHYMYGRFPAKPEKVTAKVLFEDTKALGGKGTLREVELTFGPPEWPKLYLLIAAPNGTPPVACFVGPNFGGNHLLTAHEQVRVPTVWVPGGYPGVEKGTNRATAEGRGKQADTWPLQQIVESGYAVATFYCGDVQPDRPGVSEGMRATLPAAKDAPPADETATVMWWAWGCHRAVDFLVTDPRTDAKRLAVVGHSRLGKTALLAGAFDDRIAVVIPHQSGCGGAGPSRSKNPKAEPVKRITTVFPHWFCANFRAFGDDTTKIPFDQHSLVAICAPRPVLATNADDDQWANPPGQFDVLTAAAPVYRLYGDARPVAAKLPETGTLADERLGYFVRAGKHSMTPDDWKVFTRYADKWLK from the coding sequence ATGCGCCTCTCCCTCGCCGCAATCGGAGTCCTCGCCGTGACCGTCGCCGCGCCATCCGCCTTTCCGGCGGGGGCACCCCCCGCGGGTTCCCCCGTACCCCTTCCCGCCTTTCCACCCCCGGACACGCTGCCGTCGACCGCGGAGTTCCCGGACCCGCTCGTGATGCGCGACGGGACGAAGATCGCCACCAAAAAGGACTGGGAGGAAAAGCGCCGGCCCGAACTCAAGGAGCTGTTCCAGCACTACATGTACGGGCGCTTCCCCGCGAAGCCGGAGAAGGTCACCGCGAAAGTGCTGTTCGAGGACACGAAGGCGCTCGGCGGGAAGGGCACGCTCCGGGAAGTGGAACTCACCTTCGGCCCACCGGAGTGGCCGAAGCTTTACCTCCTGATCGCGGCGCCGAACGGAACGCCGCCGGTCGCGTGCTTCGTCGGCCCCAACTTCGGAGGCAATCACCTGCTGACCGCTCACGAGCAGGTTCGCGTGCCGACCGTATGGGTGCCCGGCGGTTACCCCGGCGTCGAGAAAGGCACGAATAGGGCCACCGCTGAGGGCCGGGGAAAGCAGGCCGACACCTGGCCGCTCCAGCAGATCGTCGAGAGCGGGTACGCGGTCGCGACGTTCTACTGCGGCGACGTCCAACCCGACCGGCCGGGCGTGAGCGAGGGCATGCGGGCGACGCTCCCGGCCGCGAAGGACGCGCCGCCGGCCGACGAAACCGCGACCGTCATGTGGTGGGCGTGGGGCTGTCACCGCGCCGTCGATTTCCTCGTGACCGATCCCCGCACCGACGCGAAGCGGCTGGCGGTGGTCGGGCACTCGCGCCTGGGCAAGACGGCGCTCCTCGCGGGCGCGTTCGACGACCGCATCGCCGTGGTGATCCCCCACCAGTCCGGGTGCGGCGGGGCCGGGCCGAGCCGGTCCAAGAACCCGAAGGCGGAGCCGGTGAAGCGCATCACGACCGTGTTTCCGCACTGGTTCTGTGCGAACTTCCGCGCGTTCGGGGACGACACCACGAAGATCCCGTTCGACCAACACAGCCTCGTCGCGATCTGTGCCCCGCGGCCGGTGCTGGCCACGAACGCGGACGACGACCAGTGGGCGAACCCGCCGGGTCAGTTCGACGTCTTGACCGCCGCCGCGCCGGTGTACCGGCTGTACGGCGACGCCCGACCGGTTGCGGCGAAGTTGCCCGAAACCGGCACGCTGGCGGACGAGCGGCTCGGCTACTTCGTCCGCGCCGGCAAGCACAGCATGACGCCCGACGACTGGAAGGTGTTCACGCGGTACGCCGATAAGTGGCTGAAATGA
- a CDS encoding DUF1501 domain-containing protein: MSNRRDFLKTTLGASSLLAVGGAVPEFLASTARAADEKKDTKGQKDTVLVVIELAGGNDGLNTVAPYGDDLYQKARPTLAFAKKEVQKLDDYHGLHPKMAEMKRLYDEKRLAVIQGVGYPNPDRSHFESMDIWQLADPTRAHTSGWLARTVPGMTVKDAGVPGMYIGTDRLPVAMQGADGGVISLADRASFRLQLSGNASARKSLIENLNGGTDDPAKADLAAFVRKRQLQTYTSLQKIEDALREAGGSGRGQTNEFVNGRFVRRDPDDLNTLSGKLGLIGRLIQKNLGTRLYYVQLDGFDTHSGQAEMHGKLLGELSSAIGNFFSSLQGEHSERVALMTYSEFGRRVKENGSRGTDHGSGSCMFVAGTQVVGGLVGKHPSLSDLTDGDIRYHTDFRRVYATLLDDWLGVDSKGVLGDSFEKLALIDRKKKAPAGTGGTPVPAKAPNGTVTLPEAAEETVIEKE; encoded by the coding sequence ATGTCCAACCGCCGCGACTTCCTGAAGACCACGCTCGGCGCGTCCAGCCTGCTGGCCGTCGGCGGGGCGGTCCCCGAGTTCCTTGCCAGCACCGCGCGGGCCGCGGACGAGAAGAAGGACACGAAAGGCCAGAAGGACACCGTCCTCGTGGTGATCGAGCTGGCGGGCGGGAACGACGGGCTGAACACCGTCGCCCCCTACGGCGACGACCTGTACCAGAAGGCCCGGCCCACGCTCGCCTTCGCCAAGAAAGAAGTGCAGAAGCTCGACGACTACCACGGCCTGCACCCGAAGATGGCCGAGATGAAGCGCCTCTACGACGAGAAGCGGCTCGCCGTGATCCAGGGCGTCGGCTACCCGAACCCGGACCGGTCGCACTTCGAGAGCATGGACATCTGGCAGCTCGCCGACCCGACCCGCGCCCACACGAGCGGCTGGCTGGCCCGCACCGTGCCCGGCATGACGGTGAAGGACGCCGGCGTGCCCGGCATGTACATCGGCACCGACCGCCTGCCGGTCGCCATGCAGGGCGCCGACGGCGGCGTCATCAGCCTCGCCGACCGCGCCAGCTTCCGCCTCCAACTGTCCGGAAACGCCTCCGCCCGCAAGTCGCTGATTGAGAACCTCAACGGCGGCACCGACGACCCGGCGAAGGCCGACCTGGCCGCGTTCGTCCGCAAGCGCCAGCTCCAGACGTACACGAGCCTCCAGAAGATCGAGGACGCGCTCCGCGAGGCCGGCGGCAGCGGCCGCGGGCAGACCAACGAGTTCGTCAACGGCCGGTTCGTGCGCCGCGACCCGGACGACCTGAACACCCTGAGCGGCAAGCTCGGCCTCATCGGCCGGCTCATCCAGAAGAACCTCGGCACGCGCCTCTATTACGTGCAGCTCGACGGCTTCGACACGCACTCCGGCCAGGCCGAGATGCACGGAAAGTTACTCGGGGAGCTGTCGAGCGCGATCGGGAACTTCTTCTCGTCGCTGCAGGGCGAACATTCGGAACGCGTCGCGCTGATGACCTATTCGGAGTTCGGTCGGCGGGTGAAGGAGAACGGCAGCCGCGGCACCGACCACGGCAGCGGGTCGTGCATGTTCGTGGCCGGCACGCAGGTCGTCGGCGGGCTCGTCGGCAAGCACCCGAGCCTGTCCGACCTGACCGACGGCGACATCCGCTACCACACGGACTTCCGCCGCGTGTACGCGACGCTGCTGGACGACTGGCTCGGCGTGGACAGCAAGGGCGTGCTGGGCGACTCGTTCGAGAAGCTCGCGCTGATCGACCGCAAAAAGAAGGCACCCGCCGGGACGGGCGGGACGCCCGTCCCGGCCAAGGCGCCGAACGGGACAGTCACACTGCCCGAGGCGGCCGAGGAGACGGTGATCGAAAAGGAGTAG
- a CDS encoding DUF1800 domain-containing protein gives MADAPLSPDLSKVDPADAWKPWRPAAGAWTPKWVAHLYRRAAFGPTPQETEKALAIGLPKTLDGLLAGEPDAADRLDLLTESGKYYTDTTSLRTWWLYAMIEGGHPLREKLTLFWHNHFATSYAKVRSTKLMYEQNVTLRKHALGRFPAFLLDMSKDTAMLVWLDSNRNVKGAPNENYAREVMELFSLGVGNYTEKDIQEAARALTGWHHDTEVTRFEFNRDLHDPGEKTIFGKTGKWTGEDVVRLCCERDACARFLVAKLYTFLVSETPPPKGLLAPLETEFRASGYDIAALVKAVLGSNLFFSEHAYRKRVKWPVECALGAINAAVPGRVPLQDVTDPLAKMGQALFAPPNVKGWRTGTDWLNSATLLARNNFAERVALGTWGKGGRPPRNATFAFVAEPAKVESPSANAPPPPDSKFDVCEFVYAAKPKDVAAVVKQLGALLYGDTVPAPVAKKLETFLLTPVAAPASGKEAPAAPPGAPGGAPAKPPEPAPPPKKGGAKKAEAKKDEPKQEPPKPLDPKDVKLESPEFKARVREAVHAMMCLPEYQLD, from the coding sequence ATGGCCGATGCGCCCCTCTCCCCGGACCTGAGCAAAGTCGATCCGGCCGACGCCTGGAAGCCGTGGCGCCCCGCCGCCGGTGCGTGGACCCCGAAGTGGGTGGCGCACCTGTACCGCCGCGCCGCGTTCGGGCCGACGCCGCAGGAGACCGAAAAGGCGCTCGCGATCGGCCTGCCCAAAACGCTCGACGGGCTGCTCGCGGGCGAACCGGACGCGGCCGACCGCCTCGACCTCTTGACCGAATCCGGCAAGTACTACACCGACACCACCAGCCTCCGCACGTGGTGGCTCTACGCGATGATCGAGGGCGGGCACCCGCTCCGCGAGAAGCTCACCCTGTTCTGGCACAACCACTTCGCCACGAGCTACGCGAAGGTCCGCAGCACGAAGCTCATGTACGAACAGAACGTCACCCTGCGCAAGCACGCACTGGGCCGGTTCCCCGCGTTCCTGCTCGACATGAGCAAGGACACGGCGATGCTCGTGTGGCTCGACTCCAACCGCAACGTGAAGGGCGCGCCGAACGAGAACTACGCCCGCGAGGTGATGGAGCTGTTCTCGCTCGGCGTCGGCAATTACACCGAGAAGGACATCCAGGAAGCCGCCCGCGCGCTCACCGGCTGGCACCACGACACCGAGGTCACCCGGTTCGAGTTCAACCGCGACCTCCACGACCCGGGCGAGAAAACGATCTTCGGCAAAACGGGGAAGTGGACCGGCGAGGACGTGGTGCGCCTGTGCTGCGAGCGGGACGCGTGCGCCCGGTTCCTGGTCGCGAAGCTGTACACCTTCCTCGTGAGCGAAACGCCGCCGCCCAAGGGGCTGCTCGCGCCACTGGAAACCGAGTTCCGCGCCTCCGGCTACGACATCGCGGCGCTGGTCAAGGCGGTGCTCGGCTCGAACCTGTTCTTCAGCGAACACGCGTACCGCAAGCGGGTGAAATGGCCCGTGGAGTGCGCGCTGGGCGCGATCAACGCCGCGGTGCCGGGCCGCGTGCCGCTCCAGGACGTGACCGATCCGCTGGCGAAGATGGGCCAGGCGCTGTTCGCGCCGCCGAACGTGAAGGGCTGGCGCACGGGCACCGACTGGCTCAACAGCGCCACGCTGCTGGCGCGGAACAACTTCGCGGAGCGGGTGGCGCTCGGCACCTGGGGCAAGGGCGGTCGGCCCCCGCGGAACGCCACCTTCGCGTTCGTCGCCGAACCGGCGAAGGTCGAGAGCCCGTCGGCCAACGCCCCGCCGCCGCCGGACTCCAAGTTCGACGTGTGCGAGTTCGTCTACGCCGCGAAACCGAAGGACGTGGCCGCGGTCGTGAAGCAGCTCGGCGCGTTGCTCTACGGCGACACGGTCCCCGCGCCGGTGGCGAAGAAGCTCGAAACGTTCCTGCTCACGCCCGTTGCGGCCCCCGCAAGCGGGAAAGAGGCGCCCGCCGCTCCGCCGGGCGCGCCGGGCGGTGCGCCGGCGAAACCGCCCGAACCCGCGCCCCCGCCGAAGAAGGGGGGAGCAAAGAAAGCGGAAGCGAAGAAAGACGAGCCGAAGCAGGAGCCGCCGAAGCCGCTCGACCCGAAGGACGTGAAGCTCGAGTCGCCGGAGTTCAAGGCCCGCGTGCGCGAGGCCGTCCACGCCATGATGTGCCTGCCGGAATACCAACTGGACTGA
- a CDS encoding ABC transporter ATP-binding protein — translation MNSTAQTARGVRCRNLTKEYGRGESRVPALRGVDVDVAPGELTLLVGPSGCGKTTLISIIAGTLDPTAGEVSVLGADLNRLSKRERTAFRAKNVGFVFQQFNLLPALTAAENVAVPLVINGYARAAAVARAAEVLRSVGLGDRCESLPSQLSGGQQQRVAIARALVHRPRLLVADEPTSAVDARAGQAVMELIREVALQPDRVAIVVTHDPRVYSFADRIITLEDGRVSDTKHVDHEIKNPQLVPA, via the coding sequence ATGAATTCGACCGCTCAGACCGCCCGGGGCGTGCGGTGCCGGAACCTGACCAAGGAGTACGGCCGGGGCGAATCGCGGGTGCCGGCGCTGCGCGGGGTCGATGTGGACGTCGCGCCGGGCGAGCTGACCCTGCTCGTCGGCCCCAGCGGGTGCGGCAAGACCACCCTCATCTCGATCATCGCGGGCACCCTCGACCCGACCGCCGGAGAGGTGTCGGTCCTCGGGGCCGACCTGAACCGCCTGTCGAAGCGCGAGCGGACCGCGTTCCGGGCGAAGAACGTCGGGTTCGTGTTCCAGCAGTTCAACTTGCTCCCGGCCCTGACGGCCGCCGAGAACGTCGCGGTGCCGCTGGTGATCAACGGCTACGCGCGGGCGGCGGCCGTGGCGCGGGCCGCCGAGGTGCTGAGATCCGTGGGGCTCGGGGACCGGTGCGAGTCGCTGCCGTCGCAGCTCTCCGGCGGGCAGCAGCAGCGGGTGGCCATCGCCCGGGCGCTGGTTCACCGGCCGCGCCTGCTCGTGGCCGACGAGCCGACCTCGGCGGTCGACGCGCGGGCGGGGCAGGCGGTCATGGAACTGATCCGCGAGGTGGCGCTCCAACCGGACCGCGTGGCGATCGTGGTGACCCACGACCCGCGGGTGTACAGCTTCGCGGACCGGATCATCACGCTCGAAGACGGCCGCGTGTCGGACACCAAGCACGTGGACCACGAGATCAAGAACCCCCAACTGGTTCCCGCGTGA